From Sediminibacterium sp. TEGAF015, a single genomic window includes:
- a CDS encoding hemolysin family protein, which translates to MTEFFIILFLIILNGLFSMAEIALVSARKARLEAQASKGDEDAAKALKLANHPDTFLSTVQIGITLIGVLTGIFSGDKFKEPLANWLAGFSSLATYSSTIATTIIVIIVTYLSLVLGELVPKRIGLSNPEGIAKSVAGPMRFAGWLTFPFIWLLSKSSNVIVKLMRIKANENQVTEEEIKAIISEGTEQGTIEEAEQEIIERVFHLSDRNITSLMTHRSDIEWIEGDKKVGEVRILLQDMIHSVYPVCEDDIDHIKGVVSIKDLFAADAESTIFSIMKPAMYVPENNSAYQVLEKFKQTKIHQCFIVDEYGSVQGLMTLNDILEAIVGDIPQEEDEAYEIVERADGSYLIDAQIPFYDFLSKFDKTEWMEKWEQDFNTLAGFIIHHLERIPKTGDTLEWESFTFEIVDMDNHRIDKVLVTSTEPLLPND; encoded by the coding sequence ATGACTGAGTTTTTTATAATTCTTTTTTTAATTATTCTGAATGGCTTGTTCTCCATGGCAGAAATTGCCCTGGTGTCTGCCCGCAAAGCCCGATTGGAAGCTCAGGCATCCAAAGGAGATGAAGATGCAGCCAAAGCGCTGAAACTGGCGAATCATCCAGATACATTTCTATCCACCGTACAGATTGGTATTACCTTAATAGGTGTTTTGACAGGTATATTTTCCGGGGATAAGTTTAAAGAACCACTGGCTAATTGGCTGGCAGGGTTTTCTTCATTGGCTACCTATAGTAGTACCATTGCCACAACTATCATTGTGATTATTGTAACTTATTTGTCTTTGGTTTTGGGAGAACTGGTTCCCAAAAGAATTGGATTAAGCAATCCGGAAGGAATTGCTAAATCTGTTGCAGGGCCTATGCGTTTTGCAGGTTGGCTGACTTTCCCTTTTATCTGGCTATTATCCAAGTCCTCTAATGTCATTGTTAAGCTGATGCGTATAAAGGCCAATGAAAATCAAGTGACAGAAGAAGAAATCAAAGCAATCATTAGTGAGGGTACCGAGCAGGGAACCATTGAAGAGGCTGAACAAGAAATTATAGAGCGAGTATTTCATTTAAGTGACAGAAATATTACATCTCTGATGACGCATAGAAGTGATATTGAATGGATAGAGGGAGATAAGAAAGTAGGGGAAGTAAGGATTCTTCTGCAGGACATGATACACTCAGTGTATCCAGTTTGCGAAGATGATATTGACCATATCAAAGGAGTTGTATCCATTAAGGATTTATTTGCTGCAGATGCTGAGTCAACTATATTCTCCATAATGAAGCCCGCCATGTATGTTCCGGAGAATAATTCGGCGTATCAGGTGTTAGAAAAATTCAAGCAGACAAAAATTCATCAATGTTTTATCGTAGACGAATATGGTAGTGTTCAGGGATTAATGACACTAAACGATATTCTGGAAGCCATTGTAGGAGACATCCCGCAGGAAGAGGATGAAGCCTATGAAATAGTTGAAAGAGCGGATGGCTCTTACCTGATTGATGCCCAGATTCCATTCTATGACTTCTTGAGTAAGTTTGATAAAACTGAATGGATGGAGAAATGGGAGCAGGATTTCAATACCCTTGCAGGATTTATCATACATCATCTTGAGCGTATTCCTAAAACAGGTGATACATTGGAATGGGAATCATTTACCTTCGAAATTGTAGACATGGACAATCATCGCATAGATAAAGTCTTGGTTACCTCAACAGAACCGTTGCTCCCCAATGATTAG
- a CDS encoding DUF6702 family protein has product MATIFVQWLLSAGLAFLHPFYVSVIEINHNEKEATAEISIRIFTDDLEKTLQKQTTAKIDIIKPANKAYIDQQINQYIGKNLQLKINGKPVKFNYIGYEIIRESVWSYFEVEQVKEMNNVDINCSILHDYETSQINLFHVKSKGNQKSYKLDYPQKTTQFSF; this is encoded by the coding sequence ATGGCTACAATTTTTGTTCAATGGCTCCTATCGGCAGGCCTTGCATTTTTACACCCTTTTTATGTATCGGTGATCGAAATCAACCACAATGAAAAAGAAGCTACCGCTGAAATAAGCATTCGCATATTTACGGACGATCTGGAAAAAACACTGCAAAAACAGACTACCGCTAAAATTGATATCATCAAACCTGCCAACAAAGCATATATAGACCAGCAAATCAACCAATATATCGGAAAAAATTTACAGCTCAAGATCAACGGGAAGCCTGTAAAATTCAATTATATCGGTTATGAAATTATCCGGGAAAGTGTATGGTCTTATTTTGAAGTAGAACAGGTAAAAGAAATGAACAATGTAGACATCAATTGCTCTATACTGCACGACTATGAAACGAGCCAGATCAATCTGTTTCATGTAAAAAGCAAAGGGAACCAAAAAAGCTATAAACTGGACTATCCGCAAAAAACCACCCAGTTTAGTTTCTAA
- a CDS encoding HupE/UreJ family protein produces MSVLIYIAAMIDFGLFFQMGYEHIADLKGIDHILFVTALCIRYQFADWKKLLWLVTAFTLGHSITLALSVFNILNYSVNWIEFLIPVTIVITAVSNVFVKKFVYKAKFPLIYFFAAFFGLIHGLGFSNYLKSLLSKEGNIVPELLAFNLGLEAGQLAIVLSILFISLIFVQLFKINRREYLLYISGGIFAIALQMAIERLPF; encoded by the coding sequence ATGTCGGTTTTAATTTATATTGCTGCTATGATTGATTTTGGACTTTTTTTCCAAATGGGTTATGAGCATATTGCTGATTTAAAAGGGATAGACCATATCCTTTTTGTTACTGCACTTTGTATCCGCTATCAGTTTGCTGATTGGAAGAAGCTACTTTGGCTGGTAACCGCTTTTACCCTTGGTCATTCCATTACGCTAGCTTTGAGTGTTTTTAATATTCTCAATTATTCGGTTAATTGGATTGAATTCCTTATTCCGGTAACCATCGTTATTACTGCTGTTAGCAATGTTTTCGTCAAGAAATTTGTATACAAAGCAAAATTCCCGCTGATTTATTTCTTTGCAGCCTTCTTTGGTTTAATTCATGGATTGGGATTCAGTAATTACCTGAAAAGTTTATTAAGCAAGGAGGGGAATATTGTTCCAGAGTTATTGGCATTCAATCTAGGACTTGAAGCAGGACAGCTGGCTATCGTACTTAGCATTCTATTTATTTCACTTATATTCGTTCAGCTTTTTAAAATAAACCGAAGGGAATATTTATTATACATTTCCGGCGGCATATTTGCCATTGCTTTACAAATGGCAATAGAAAGATTACCTTTTTAA
- a CDS encoding M1 family metallopeptidase, whose translation MKKVALFMVVALFASGTQAQNIMNNPTSNHGNKFEQLGTILPTPNEYRTASGAPGPKYWQQRADYIIKAELDEANLKLKGTETVTYFNNSPDVLTYLWLQLDENEHSSKNNANYQDATAMPRQVTTSQLDNMANAKKDNGNGHIISSLTDIAGKPLKYTINRTMMRVDLPAPLKPGQKFVFNVAWSYKITNRMVEGGRGGYETLEDGNNLFTMAQWFPRLCVYSDFQGWQNQQFTGRGEFALAFGNYDVTLTVPADHIVLSTGVCQNYAQVLSPAQMARWNQAQTAKEPVEIATLEEAKAKEASKSTQKKTWVYKAENVRDFAWTTSRRYIWDAMPVYVEGKKIMCMSGYPKEAYGLYRKFSTKVVAHTIKSYSKFSIPYPYPVAQSIEASNGMEYPMICFNNGRTNKDGSYSEQTKVGMIGVIVHEVGHNFFPMIVNSDERQWSWMDEGINSFVQYLTEELFDNKYPSRGGPAWGIAGYMRLPKEQLEPIMTNSENIVLFGPNAYTKPATGLNILRETIMGRELFDYAFKEYARRWAFKHPTPADFFRTMEDASAEDLDWFWRGWFYGIDPVDIAIDTVKHAVMNPDAKPNAPQASTQTMPLAKPLFSGAAAFDDISKQRNRNDKSIIFLTDADTSLRDFYWRYTRGMEPYDSVTRVPVPSFPAPTELTAEEKAKYQNVNLYEVTFSNKGGLVMPIIVEFTFEDGTTETEKIPAQIWRKNEQKVTKLFMTTKKAKHIKLDPMKETADINEGNNVWPKNGVAPEPSKFSLFKSAAGRSRGQSSGANPMQNAMQKSN comes from the coding sequence ATGAAAAAAGTTGCGCTGTTCATGGTAGTTGCCTTGTTTGCCTCCGGCACTCAGGCTCAGAATATCATGAACAATCCCACATCAAATCATGGGAACAAATTTGAACAGTTAGGCACTATTTTGCCCACACCTAACGAGTATCGTACTGCCAGTGGGGCACCAGGCCCTAAGTATTGGCAACAAAGAGCCGATTATATTATTAAGGCAGAATTGGATGAGGCCAATCTAAAATTAAAGGGTACTGAAACGGTAACCTACTTCAATAACTCTCCAGATGTATTGACTTATTTGTGGTTACAGCTAGATGAAAATGAGCATAGTTCTAAGAACAATGCCAATTACCAGGACGCAACTGCCATGCCTCGTCAGGTAACTACCAGTCAGTTGGACAATATGGCAAATGCAAAGAAAGATAATGGCAATGGACATATCATTTCTTCATTAACAGATATTGCCGGAAAGCCTTTAAAATACACCATCAATAGAACCATGATGCGTGTTGACTTGCCAGCACCACTAAAGCCTGGACAGAAATTTGTATTCAATGTTGCCTGGAGTTATAAAATCACCAACAGAATGGTAGAAGGGGGTAGAGGTGGTTACGAAACCCTGGAAGATGGTAATAATTTATTTACCATGGCACAGTGGTTTCCCCGTTTGTGTGTTTACAGCGACTTTCAGGGATGGCAGAACCAGCAATTTACCGGAAGAGGGGAGTTTGCTTTAGCTTTTGGAAACTATGATGTTACTTTAACAGTACCTGCTGATCATATTGTATTGAGTACTGGTGTTTGTCAGAACTATGCACAGGTTTTATCACCTGCACAAATGGCTAGATGGAACCAAGCTCAGACTGCCAAAGAGCCGGTGGAAATTGCTACATTGGAAGAAGCTAAAGCCAAGGAAGCATCAAAAAGCACTCAAAAGAAAACCTGGGTATACAAGGCAGAAAATGTTAGAGATTTTGCTTGGACTACAAGCCGCAGATATATCTGGGATGCCATGCCTGTTTACGTTGAGGGTAAAAAAATCATGTGCATGAGCGGATATCCGAAAGAAGCATATGGTTTGTACAGAAAGTTTTCAACCAAAGTGGTTGCACATACTATCAAGTCTTATTCTAAGTTCTCTATTCCTTATCCTTACCCTGTAGCTCAGAGTATTGAAGCTTCCAATGGGATGGAATATCCAATGATCTGTTTTAATAATGGAAGAACCAATAAAGATGGTTCTTACAGTGAGCAAACCAAGGTTGGGATGATTGGGGTGATAGTGCATGAAGTGGGACATAATTTCTTCCCAATGATTGTAAATAGTGATGAACGTCAATGGAGCTGGATGGATGAAGGTATTAACAGCTTTGTTCAATACCTGACTGAAGAATTATTTGATAACAAATATCCTTCCAGAGGTGGTCCGGCATGGGGCATCGCAGGTTATATGCGATTACCTAAAGAGCAACTGGAACCTATTATGACCAATAGTGAAAATATTGTTCTTTTTGGACCTAATGCTTACACTAAACCTGCTACTGGTTTGAACATTCTTCGTGAAACCATTATGGGAAGAGAGTTATTTGATTATGCATTTAAAGAATATGCACGTAGATGGGCTTTTAAACACCCTACACCAGCTGATTTCTTCCGTACTATGGAAGATGCCAGTGCCGAAGATTTGGACTGGTTCTGGAGAGGTTGGTTCTACGGAATTGATCCTGTGGATATAGCCATTGATACAGTTAAACATGCGGTAATGAATCCTGATGCAAAACCAAATGCACCTCAGGCTTCTACACAAACCATGCCGCTGGCAAAGCCTTTATTCAGTGGTGCTGCGGCCTTTGATGATATTTCTAAGCAGCGTAACAGAAATGATAAAAGCATTATTTTCTTAACAGATGCTGATACCAGCCTTAGAGATTTCTATTGGAGATATACACGTGGAATGGAACCCTATGATTCTGTAACCCGTGTTCCTGTTCCTAGTTTCCCTGCACCAACAGAATTAACAGCAGAAGAAAAGGCCAAATACCAGAATGTGAATTTGTACGAAGTTACCTTCTCTAATAAAGGCGGATTAGTAATGCCCATTATTGTAGAATTCACTTTCGAAGACGGCACTACTGAAACAGAAAAAATTCCTGCTCAAATCTGGAGAAAGAATGAGCAGAAAGTTACCAAGCTGTTCATGACTACCAAAAAAGCCAAGCATATTAAGTTAGATCCAATGAAAGAAACAGCGGACATTAATGAAGGGAATAATGTATGGCCTAAAAATGGAGTTGCTCCTGAGCCAAGCAAGTTCAGCTTGTTCAAAAGCGCAGCCGGAAGAAGCCGCGGTCAATCCAGTGGAGCCAATCCAATGCAGAACGCGATGCAGAAATCCAACTAA
- a CDS encoding M1 family metallopeptidase, with protein MKKILTVAFAIFSVFQTYAQNIMNNPSSNHGNKFEQLGTILPTPNEYRTASGAPGPKYWQQRADYIIKAILDEPKLSLSGTETITYFNNSPDVLTYLWLQLDENQHSSVNNANYQDASNLENAVNTNQLDKLAAAKSDNGYGHKISKLTDVLGKPLKYLINKTMMRIELPSPLKPGQKFVFSVDWSYKISDRMTFAGRGGYEMLEDGNHLFTMAQWFPRLCVYSDFQGWQNQQFSGRGEFALTFGNYDVTLTVPSDHIVLSTGVCQNYAQLLTPAQLSRWNQAQTSKEPVEIATLEEANQRSTGKSAKNKTWVYKAENVRDFAWTSSRRYIWDAMPVYIEGKKVMCMSGYPKEAYGLYRKFSTKAVAHTIKTYSKFSIPYPYPVAQSIEASNGMEYPMICFNNGRTNKDGSYAEATKYGMIGVIIHEVGHNFFPMIVNSDERQWSWMDEGLNTFVQFLTEEEWDNKYPSRRGPARLITDYMRLPKDQLEPIMTNSDNIIQFGPNAYAKPATGLNILRETIMGRELFDYAFKEYARRWAFKHPTPADLFRTMEDASAEDLDWFWRGWFYSIEPCDIAIEGVKHAVVNKQPAAVAPRTGAPAMRSLDKPLFSGAAAFDDISKQRNRNDKNIIFYTDADTSLRDFYWRYTRGLEPYDSSFKYPVPVMNTPEALSGDALAAYDNVHLYEISFANKGGLVMPIIVEFTFEDGTKETEKIPAQIWRKNEQKVTKLFMTQKKAVSIQLDPLKETADIDESNNRWPNGVVEEPSKFSLFKGGAGRGRGQSSGMNPMQHAQQRN; from the coding sequence ATGAAGAAAATTTTGACGGTTGCTTTTGCCATTTTTTCTGTGTTTCAAACATATGCGCAAAACATCATGAACAATCCCAGTTCCAATCATGGGAATAAGTTTGAACAGTTGGGTACCATATTACCTACGCCTAATGAATACCGGACAGCCAGTGGGGCTCCTGGTCCAAAGTATTGGCAACAACGGGCTGACTATATTATTAAAGCAATATTGGATGAACCTAAACTGAGCTTATCAGGAACAGAAACCATCACCTACTTTAACAATTCGCCTGATGTATTAACCTATCTATGGTTGCAATTAGACGAAAACCAGCACAGTTCGGTCAATAATGCCAACTATCAGGATGCATCTAATTTGGAAAATGCCGTTAATACCAATCAACTGGATAAGCTTGCCGCTGCTAAATCAGACAATGGCTATGGTCATAAAATTTCCAAGTTAACGGATGTATTAGGTAAGCCCTTGAAGTACCTTATTAATAAAACCATGATGCGGATAGAATTACCTTCTCCGCTAAAACCTGGTCAGAAATTTGTTTTTAGTGTAGACTGGAGTTACAAGATTTCAGACAGGATGACTTTTGCGGGCAGAGGCGGATATGAAATGCTGGAAGACGGTAATCATTTATTTACCATGGCACAGTGGTTTCCCCGTTTATGTGTGTACAGCGATTTTCAGGGTTGGCAGAACCAACAGTTCTCAGGTAGAGGAGAATTTGCTTTGACTTTTGGCAATTACGATGTTACACTAACCGTGCCATCTGATCATATTGTGCTGAGTACAGGTGTTTGTCAAAACTATGCACAGTTATTAACTCCGGCACAGTTAAGTCGATGGAATCAAGCGCAAACCAGCAAGGAGCCAGTTGAAATAGCTACCCTAGAAGAAGCCAATCAACGATCAACCGGAAAATCTGCAAAAAACAAGACCTGGGTATACAAGGCAGAGAACGTAAGAGATTTTGCCTGGACCTCCAGTCGCAGATATATCTGGGATGCCATGCCTGTTTATATTGAAGGAAAGAAAGTTATGTGTATGAGTGGCTATCCAAAAGAAGCGTATGGTTTGTATCGTAAGTTTTCTACCAAAGCGGTTGCACATACCATTAAAACCTATTCTAAATTTTCTATCCCATATCCATATCCTGTAGCGCAAAGTATTGAAGCTTCCAATGGAATGGAATATCCGATGATTTGTTTCAATAATGGAAGAACCAATAAAGACGGCTCTTATGCAGAAGCTACTAAATATGGAATGATTGGTGTAATCATACATGAAGTAGGGCATAATTTCTTCCCAATGATTGTAAATAGCGACGAACGTCAGTGGAGCTGGATGGATGAAGGCTTGAACACATTCGTTCAGTTTCTTACAGAAGAAGAGTGGGATAATAAATATCCTAGTCGCCGTGGTCCTGCCCGTCTGATCACCGACTATATGCGCTTGCCTAAAGATCAACTGGAACCTATTATGACCAACAGCGACAATATTATTCAGTTTGGTCCAAATGCCTATGCGAAGCCTGCAACAGGTCTTAATATTTTAAGAGAGACCATCATGGGCAGGGAATTATTTGATTATGCATTTAAAGAGTATGCCAGAAGATGGGCATTTAAACATCCAACTCCTGCCGATTTATTTCGTACCATGGAAGATGCCAGCGCAGAAGATTTGGATTGGTTCTGGAGAGGTTGGTTCTATAGCATTGAGCCATGTGATATTGCCATAGAGGGCGTAAAGCATGCAGTGGTGAACAAACAGCCTGCAGCTGTGGCGCCAAGAACAGGAGCACCTGCAATGCGTAGTCTTGATAAACCATTATTCAGTGGTGCTGCAGCTTTTGATGATATTTCTAAGCAGCGGAACAGAAATGATAAGAATATTATTTTCTATACAGATGCTGATACCAGTTTAAGAGATTTTTATTGGAGATATACCCGCGGTCTGGAACCCTATGATTCCAGTTTTAAATATCCGGTGCCGGTAATGAATACACCGGAAGCTTTATCAGGGGATGCATTGGCGGCTTATGATAATGTTCATTTATATGAAATCAGTTTTGCAAATAAAGGAGGTCTTGTAATGCCAATCATAGTTGAATTTACATTTGAAGATGGTACAAAGGAAACCGAAAAAATCCCTGCACAAATTTGGAGAAAGAATGAACAGAAAGTCACCAAACTGTTTATGACACAAAAGAAAGCAGTTTCTATTCAGTTAGATCCTTTAAAAGAAACTGCTGATATTGATGAATCTAATAACAGATGGCCGAATGGAGTAGTAGAAGAGCCATCCAAATTTTCACTGTTCAAAGGTGGTGCAGGAAGAGGAAGAGGTCAATCTTCCGGAATGAATCCTATGCAACATGCACAGCAAAGGAATTAA
- a CDS encoding alpha/beta hydrolase: MKKLGIILSFILMGFNGFTAEVDTLMVPSKSMKKNIPAVIVLPSGYQQAKQQFPVVYLLHGAGGSYRNWITRVPHIKALADQYQMVIVCPDGAVTSWYFDSPVDSNFRYESFVAKELPAYIDQHYKTIPNRKGRVLTGLSMGGHGSLFLGFRHAEDFSGAGSMSGALHVTVIRQGYGVEKILGDTLVNKKYWNDWSVLNAIEQKPADSLAILIDCGNEDRVLPMNRAVHEKMLKLNIAHEYTERPGNHDWKYWENAIDYQMLFFSKHFKRMLVKN; encoded by the coding sequence ATGAAAAAACTTGGGATAATCCTCTCTTTTATTTTAATGGGATTCAATGGCTTTACAGCTGAAGTAGATACTTTGATGGTACCCAGTAAATCTATGAAAAAAAATATTCCTGCAGTTATTGTACTGCCATCCGGCTATCAGCAGGCAAAACAACAATTTCCGGTTGTGTATTTGTTGCATGGGGCAGGGGGAAGTTATAGAAATTGGATAACGCGTGTTCCACATATAAAGGCATTGGCTGATCAATACCAGATGGTGATTGTATGTCCTGATGGAGCAGTAACCAGCTGGTATTTTGATAGTCCGGTTGATAGTAATTTCAGATATGAAAGCTTTGTGGCCAAAGAACTGCCGGCCTATATTGATCAGCATTACAAAACCATACCCAATCGAAAGGGCAGGGTTTTAACTGGTCTCAGCATGGGTGGTCATGGATCTTTGTTCTTAGGGTTCAGACATGCGGAAGATTTTAGTGGTGCAGGAAGTATGAGCGGAGCGTTACATGTAACTGTTATTCGCCAGGGTTATGGTGTTGAGAAGATATTGGGTGATACGCTTGTCAATAAAAAATACTGGAACGACTGGAGTGTACTGAATGCAATAGAACAGAAACCTGCTGATTCTTTGGCTATATTGATTGATTGCGGTAATGAAGACAGGGTCTTGCCTATGAACAGAGCCGTTCATGAAAAAATGTTGAAACTAAATATTGCTCATGAGTACACTGAAAGGCCAGGTAATCACGATTGGAAATACTGGGAAAATGCAATCGACTACCAGATGCTCTTTTTCAGTAAGCATTTTAAAAGAATGCTTGTTAAAAATTAA
- a CDS encoding glycosyltransferase family 2 protein, whose amino-acid sequence MNYQQPVISVVICTYNRAVYIPEALSSLYNQTIGRNQFEVIVVNNNSTDNTAQVCKDFIATHTDGQFYYTNEPQQGASFARNTGAALAKGDLLCFMDDDAIAKPDYLALILAFYQQHPDAGGLGGRIVPRYIPEEPKWMSHFVSSLVGNFDYSKEVCVFSPNKYPLESNMIIKKSDFEQVKGFNTALPGVKGTLRIGGEGKEFFLKLKAIGKTIYYHPDVMVEHIVETKKLTPEYMYRVASGIGRGERVRTLEISKSTYWMKIVEYLFKLGASFVLALGYLLQGHPAKMKPVVQFRIDALKGLLGY is encoded by the coding sequence ATGAATTACCAGCAGCCTGTAATATCAGTAGTCATCTGCACATACAACCGGGCAGTTTATATACCGGAAGCATTGAGCAGTTTGTACAACCAAACGATTGGCAGGAATCAATTTGAAGTAATTGTTGTAAACAACAATTCAACGGATAATACAGCGCAAGTCTGCAAAGATTTCATTGCAACCCATACTGACGGTCAGTTTTATTATACCAATGAACCTCAACAGGGAGCTTCTTTTGCCCGCAACACAGGGGCTGCGCTGGCCAAAGGAGATTTGCTTTGTTTTATGGACGATGATGCCATTGCAAAGCCCGATTATCTGGCCCTTATTCTGGCATTTTATCAGCAGCATCCTGATGCAGGTGGATTAGGCGGAAGGATTGTACCACGCTATATACCGGAAGAACCCAAATGGATGAGTCATTTTGTTTCCTCTCTTGTAGGCAATTTTGATTATAGCAAAGAGGTTTGTGTTTTTAGTCCGAATAAATATCCGCTGGAATCGAATATGATAATTAAGAAATCTGATTTTGAGCAGGTAAAGGGATTTAATACAGCACTACCTGGTGTAAAGGGGACGCTCAGAATTGGAGGCGAAGGAAAAGAATTCTTTCTCAAATTAAAAGCAATAGGTAAAACTATTTATTACCATCCGGACGTAATGGTAGAACATATAGTAGAAACGAAAAAACTAACGCCAGAATACATGTACAGAGTAGCCAGTGGTATTGGCAGAGGAGAAAGAGTCAGGACACTCGAAATCAGCAAATCCACTTATTGGATGAAAATTGTTGAATACCTGTTTAAATTAGGGGCTTCATTTGTATTGGCATTAGGCTATTTACTACAGGGGCATCCTGCCAAAATGAAGCCTGTAGTACAATTCAGAATTGATGCCCTAAAGGGTTTACTGGGTTACTAA
- a CDS encoding glycosyltransferase, whose protein sequence is MRAPNVLGIVSFKVFPAHMGGQQYIVHYYQSLARYSKVIMAISSDNIGKDNSIAGTDIMNNDNLLLYPNLFNHWHGWKNLFKIPSLITLIRKEEIEWIFIDHSYFGWLGILLRFFSGKKFLIKSANIEAIRFKEMGRKGWQLYQWYEKKVHQQANFSFFISETDRAYAIQHWKLHQNKTGLIPFGTYRKEPFTPIQRAESKKELLKKHQLKDTTILFFFNGTLDYIPNKKAIYDIIQKLIPTLNTTSLTYKIIISGVQIEQDLLTHIGTIPEIIYEGFVEDIQAYYAGTDCFICPVSLGAGVKTKLIDSLSSGLPVIAFSKSAEGIETVHVNGQLTRINNFNWQEFAQAMIAFSMSNSKQQTVSEEFYKEYHWDHIVQESILSLPK, encoded by the coding sequence ATGAGAGCACCCAATGTTTTGGGCATCGTTTCATTTAAAGTTTTTCCCGCCCATATGGGTGGACAACAATACATTGTTCATTATTACCAATCCCTTGCAAGGTACAGCAAGGTAATAATGGCCATTTCCAGCGACAATATCGGGAAGGACAACAGTATTGCAGGAACGGATATAATGAACAATGATAACTTGCTCCTGTATCCTAACTTGTTTAACCACTGGCATGGTTGGAAGAATCTGTTTAAAATTCCATCCCTGATTACACTAATCAGGAAAGAAGAAATTGAATGGATTTTTATTGATCATAGTTATTTTGGTTGGCTTGGTATTTTGTTGCGTTTTTTTTCGGGCAAAAAGTTTCTTATCAAATCTGCGAATATAGAAGCCATCAGATTCAAAGAGATGGGAAGAAAAGGCTGGCAACTTTATCAGTGGTATGAAAAAAAAGTGCATCAACAGGCCAATTTCAGTTTCTTCATTTCCGAGACGGATAGAGCTTATGCCATTCAACATTGGAAATTGCATCAGAACAAGACAGGTCTGATTCCTTTTGGAACCTATCGCAAAGAACCTTTCACCCCTATCCAGAGAGCAGAATCAAAAAAGGAATTGCTGAAAAAACATCAATTGAAAGATACCACAATTTTATTTTTCTTTAATGGCACGTTGGATTATATACCGAATAAGAAAGCTATTTATGATATTATTCAAAAGCTGATCCCGACGTTGAATACTACGTCATTAACTTATAAAATCATCATTAGTGGGGTTCAGATTGAGCAAGACTTATTAACCCATATTGGAACGATTCCTGAAATTATTTATGAAGGATTTGTAGAAGATATTCAGGCTTATTATGCCGGCACTGATTGCTTTATTTGTCCGGTAAGCTTGGGGGCGGGGGTTAAAACCAAACTCATTGATTCGCTCTCCTCGGGTCTTCCGGTAATAGCATTTAGTAAAAGCGCTGAGGGAATTGAAACTGTGCATGTAAACGGTCAGTTAACGCGTATAAACAATTTTAATTGGCAGGAATTTGCTCAAGCTATGATTGCATTTTCTATGTCAAATAGTAAGCAACAAACTGTTTCAGAGGAATTCTATAAAGAATATCATTGGGATCATATAGTTCAGGAATCCATTTTATCTTTACCGAAATGA